A stretch of the Mycobacterium sp. ITM-2016-00317 genome encodes the following:
- a CDS encoding LLM class F420-dependent oxidoreductase, which produces MRIGLMVGSDKERDRRDRLAGLIDDAVAAEAAGFDSFWFPQVPGYLDAMTAVALVGASTTTIEVGTAVVPIQTRHPLILAQQALTTNAACGGRFALGLGLSHDWIIHGQLGLPYEKPVRTLREHLDVLGAAFAGPGQVDVDNDTFHVHSPVDVADTAPALLLAALGPTMLRIAGERADGTVLWMADERAIGEHVAPRITDAAQNAGRPAPRIVAGVPVALCDPGDVDDARAYASEILGHAHFSPNYVALLEHGDAEDVGDTMAAGDEAAVLARLRSYRDAGVTDLAARIVGLGQDPDQRRRSRLRTAQYIASVAAQL; this is translated from the coding sequence ATGCGCATCGGCCTGATGGTCGGCTCCGACAAGGAACGCGATCGCCGAGACCGGTTGGCGGGCCTGATCGACGACGCTGTCGCGGCCGAGGCCGCCGGCTTCGACTCGTTCTGGTTCCCGCAGGTGCCCGGTTACCTCGACGCGATGACCGCCGTCGCGTTGGTGGGCGCGTCGACGACCACCATCGAAGTCGGCACGGCGGTGGTCCCGATACAGACACGCCATCCGCTGATCCTGGCGCAGCAGGCGTTGACCACCAACGCCGCGTGCGGCGGCCGGTTCGCCCTCGGCCTGGGACTGTCCCACGACTGGATCATCCACGGCCAGTTGGGACTTCCGTATGAGAAGCCGGTACGCACGTTGCGCGAGCACCTCGATGTGCTCGGCGCCGCGTTCGCCGGACCCGGCCAGGTCGACGTCGACAACGACACCTTTCACGTGCACAGCCCGGTCGACGTCGCCGACACCGCCCCCGCGCTGCTGCTCGCGGCTCTCGGGCCGACGATGCTGCGGATCGCGGGCGAGCGGGCCGACGGCACCGTGTTGTGGATGGCGGACGAGCGCGCGATCGGCGAACACGTCGCACCGCGGATCACCGACGCCGCGCAGAATGCCGGCCGGCCGGCACCGCGCATCGTCGCCGGTGTCCCGGTGGCGCTGTGCGATCCCGGCGACGTCGACGATGCCCGCGCGTACGCGAGCGAGATCCTCGGACATGCGCACTTCTCCCCCAACTACGTCGCGCTGCTCGAACACGGCGACGCCGAGGACGTCGGGGACACCATGGCCGCCGGCGACGAAGCCGCGGTGCTGGCGCGACTCCGTAGTTACCGCGACGCCGGCGTCACCGATCTGGCTGCACGCATCGTCGGGCTCGGCCAGGATCCGGACCAGCGACGCCGATCACGGCTCCGCACAGCGCAATATATCGCATCGGTGGCCGCTCAGCTGTAG